Proteins from a genomic interval of Arvicola amphibius chromosome 14, mArvAmp1.2, whole genome shotgun sequence:
- the Gstm3 gene encoding glutathione S-transferase Mu 3, translated as MSSKSSMVLGYWDIRGLAHAIRMLLEYTDTCYEEKRYTCGEAPDYDRSQWLDVKFKLDLDFPNLPYLVDGKNKITQSNAILRYIARKHNMCGDTEEEKIRVDIMENQIMDFRMQLVRLCYNSDHENLKPQYLEQLPAQLKQFSLFLGKFSWFAGEKLTFVDFLTYDVLDQNRMFEPKCLDEFPNLKAFMCRFEALEKIAALLQCDRFFKIPINNKMAKWGNKCIC; from the exons ATGTCGTCTAAATCGTCTATGGTTCTGGGTTACTGGGATATCCGCGGG CTGGCTCATGCCATCCGCATGCTCCTGGAGTATACTGATACCTGCTATGAGGAGAAACGGTACACGTGTGGAGAAG CTCCTGACTATGATAGGAGCCAATGGCTGGACGTGAAATTCAAGCTAGATCTGGATTTTCCTAAC CTGCCCTACCTTGTGGATGGGAAGAACAAGATCACTCAGAGTAACGCCATCCTGCGCTACATCGCGCGCAAGCACAACATGT GTGGGGACACTGAAGAAGAGAAGATAAGAGTGGACATCATGGAGAACCAGATAATGGACTTCCGCATGCAGCTGGTTCGGCTCTGCTACAATTCTGACCAC GAAAACCTGAAGCCTCAGTACTTGGAACAGCTCCCTGCACAGCTGAAGCAATTCTCCTTGTTCCTGGGGAAGTTCTCATGGTTTGCAGGGGAAAAG CTCACCTTTGTGGACTTCCTCACCTATGATGTCCTGGACCAGAACCGGATGTTTGAGCCCAAGTGCCTGGATGAGTTCCCAAATCTGAAGGCTTTCATGTGCCGCTTTGAG GCTTTGGAGAAAATTGCTGCGTTGCTGCAGTGTGACCGCTTCTTCAAGATTCCAATCAACAACAAAATGGCCAAGTGGGGCAACAAGTGCATATGCTGA